One part of the Neisseria zalophi genome encodes these proteins:
- the lolB gene encoding lipoprotein insertase outer membrane protein LolB, whose amino-acid sequence MKQKKSTLILYAVSAVILAACAQPQMTAKESWRAQSDIADFTADGRLAVKADGKGSYANFDWSYQNPVQTISINTPLGSTLGQLCQDSLGVLAVDRDGKIYQADTPQALSRQLLGFELPVQYLHVWANGQWVKNAPYQLLDDGRLQQFEWTVSRLLNEDGSPRILLLESPKLTLRLVFDQMRQLKVANPSQQCAARG is encoded by the coding sequence ATGAAACAAAAAAAATCCACATTGATTTTATATGCTGTCTCCGCAGTGATATTGGCAGCATGTGCACAACCACAAATGACAGCTAAAGAAAGTTGGCGAGCTCAAAGCGATATTGCAGATTTTACTGCCGACGGTCGTTTGGCAGTTAAAGCTGACGGCAAAGGTTCTTATGCTAATTTTGATTGGAGCTATCAAAATCCGGTACAAACCATTAGCATTAATACACCACTGGGTAGCACGTTAGGCCAGCTTTGTCAGGATAGTTTGGGTGTGCTGGCTGTAGACAGAGACGGTAAGATATATCAGGCGGATACACCACAAGCATTAAGTAGACAGCTGTTAGGGTTTGAGTTGCCAGTTCAATATCTGCATGTTTGGGCGAACGGACAATGGGTAAAAAATGCCCCATACCAATTATTAGATGATGGACGGCTGCAACAATTTGAGTGGACAGTTTCCCGTTTGTTAAACGAAGACGGCAGCCCGCGTATTTTATTATTAGAAAGCCCCAAACTAACCTTGCGTCTGGTGTTTGATCAAATGCGGCAGTTGAAAGTTGCCAACCCATCTCAACAATGTGCAGCACGGGGGTGA
- the cysG gene encoding siroheme synthase CysG, translating into MDYLPIFTSLKNRPVLVVGGGTVAQRKVDMLLKAGARVSIVAKQLSTTLQTQHTSGNVQWLGRDFSESQLDNVYLVIAATDDAALNRRVFDAAEAKQRLCNTVDDQAHCNFIFPAIIDRSPIQLAISSGGTAPVLARLLREKLEALLPQNLGQMAQTAARWRQRVKEALPSISQRRRFWERLFAAPTFQHLTATHQPDEADAFLAEQLSAPQPNQGEVTLVGAGPGDAGLLTLKGLQKIQAADVVLYDALVSEQVLELVRRDAEKIFVGKRAGNHHVRQEETNRMLVELARQGKRVVRLKGGDPFVFGRGGEELETLKAAGITFEVVPGITAALGATAYAGIPLTHRDHAQTAMFITGHCRVDGKTLSWSTLAQGNQTLVVYMGTIKAAELAAGLMANGRSGDTPAAVISKGTLPEQKVYSGRLKDLPELAAQAESPALMVIGETAALRQELAWFGTAQAEQPASRSNATILAA; encoded by the coding sequence ATGGACTACCTACCGATTTTTACCAGTCTGAAAAACCGCCCCGTATTGGTCGTCGGCGGCGGCACTGTCGCCCAACGCAAAGTCGATATGCTGCTGAAAGCCGGTGCCCGAGTCAGCATCGTTGCCAAACAACTGAGCACAACACTCCAAACACAACACACATCAGGCAACGTGCAATGGCTGGGGCGGGATTTCAGCGAAAGCCAATTAGATAACGTTTATCTCGTGATTGCCGCTACCGACGATGCCGCACTCAACCGCCGCGTTTTCGATGCTGCCGAAGCCAAACAACGGTTGTGCAATACGGTAGACGACCAAGCCCATTGCAATTTTATCTTTCCGGCCATTATCGACCGCAGCCCGATACAGCTCGCCATTTCCAGCGGCGGCACCGCCCCCGTGTTGGCCAGACTGCTCCGAGAAAAACTCGAAGCCCTGCTGCCGCAAAATCTCGGCCAAATGGCACAAACCGCAGCAAGATGGCGGCAACGGGTTAAAGAAGCCCTACCTTCTATCAGCCAACGCCGCCGCTTTTGGGAACGCCTATTCGCCGCCCCGACTTTCCAACATCTAACCGCCACCCATCAGCCAGACGAAGCGGATGCTTTTCTAGCAGAGCAACTCAGTGCCCCCCAACCCAATCAGGGCGAAGTCACTTTGGTCGGCGCTGGGCCGGGTGATGCCGGATTGTTGACACTCAAAGGCTTGCAAAAAATCCAAGCTGCCGATGTGGTGTTGTATGACGCACTGGTATCCGAACAAGTATTGGAATTGGTTCGACGCGATGCCGAAAAGATTTTTGTCGGCAAACGGGCGGGCAATCATCACGTTCGCCAAGAAGAAACCAACCGTATGCTGGTCGAACTGGCTCGGCAAGGTAAACGTGTGGTGCGCTTAAAAGGCGGCGATCCGTTCGTATTCGGACGTGGCGGCGAAGAATTGGAAACCTTGAAAGCCGCCGGTATCACCTTTGAAGTCGTACCGGGCATTACTGCGGCCTTAGGCGCAACCGCTTATGCCGGTATTCCGCTCACCCACCGCGACCACGCACAAACCGCCATGTTCATCACGGGACACTGCCGTGTCGACGGCAAAACATTGTCTTGGTCGACATTAGCGCAAGGCAATCAAACTTTAGTGGTGTATATGGGCACCATCAAAGCTGCCGAACTGGCCGCCGGACTGATGGCAAACGGTCGCAGCGGCGACACTCCGGCTGCCGTTATCAGCAAAGGCACCCTACCCGAGCAAAAAGTTTACTCAGGCCGTCTGAAAGATTTACCCGAGCTTGCCGCCCAAGCCGAAAGCCCTGCTTTGATGGTTATCGGGGAAACCGCCGCACTCCGACAAGAGTTGGCTTGGTTTGGCACCGCGCAGGCGGAACAACCGGCAAGTCGTTCTAACGCCACTATTTTGGCCGCCTGA
- the prmB gene encoding 50S ribosomal protein L3 N(5)-glutamine methyltransferase: MFAEAAKQFSTVRDLLRFAVSRFNEAGLYFGHGSDNAHDEAAYLILHTLHLPLDILDPYLDAVLLQSEKEQVLALIEQRVKTRVPVAYLTHQAWQGDFDFYVDERVIVPRSFIYELLGERLQPWIEHEELVHRALDLCTGSGCLAVQMAYHYPAAEIDAVDLSLDALEVAAINVEDYDLKDRINLIHTDLFEGLEDTYDLIVSNPPYVDEESVEALPPEYLHEPELALGSGSDGLDATREILLQAAKFLNPKGVLLVEIGHNRDVLEAAYPELPFTWMETSGGDGFVFLLTREQLLGQNDQGEW; the protein is encoded by the coding sequence ATGTTTGCCGAAGCAGCCAAACAGTTTTCGACAGTGCGCGATTTATTGCGTTTTGCCGTCAGCCGATTTAATGAAGCGGGTTTGTATTTCGGGCATGGTAGCGATAATGCCCATGATGAAGCGGCTTATTTGATTTTGCACACCCTGCATTTGCCTTTGGATATATTAGATCCGTATTTGGATGCGGTATTGCTGCAAAGTGAAAAAGAACAGGTGCTGGCGTTGATTGAGCAACGGGTGAAAACCCGTGTTCCTGTCGCTTATCTGACCCATCAGGCATGGCAGGGTGATTTTGATTTTTATGTGGATGAACGGGTGATTGTGCCGCGTTCGTTTATTTACGAACTGTTGGGCGAGCGTTTGCAACCGTGGATAGAGCATGAAGAATTAGTTCACCGTGCACTTGATTTGTGTACCGGCAGCGGTTGTTTGGCGGTTCAGATGGCCTATCATTATCCGGCTGCCGAAATTGATGCGGTGGATTTGAGTCTGGATGCATTGGAAGTGGCGGCTATTAATGTTGAAGATTATGATTTAAAAGACAGAATTAACCTGATTCATACGGATTTATTTGAGGGTTTGGAAGATACATACGATTTAATCGTATCCAATCCGCCTTATGTGGATGAAGAATCGGTTGAGGCATTGCCGCCGGAATATCTGCATGAACCTGAATTGGCATTGGGCAGCGGTTCGGACGGTTTGGACGCGACCCGTGAAATTCTTTTACAAGCAGCAAAATTCCTGAACCCGAAAGGTGTGCTATTGGTTGAAATCGGGCATAACCGCGATGTGTTGGAAGCCGCTTATCCCGAACTGCCGTTTACTTGGATGGAAACCAGCGGTGGCGACGGTTTTGTATTCCTTTTGACCCGCGAGCAGTTATTGGGGCAAAACGATCAGGGCGAATGGTAG
- a CDS encoding tetratricopeptide repeat protein has translation MFFGNIRIRSSVAAVLVLFAAHAHALGEAAKHPQQYVRSVTPVTAGSNLDRSNEQLSEYERRIGIVDRANGLFTLLGGEMALQKGETGTALATYIVMLDRTKDAAVAERAMEMAISLRAYRQAEQIFQKWREIEPEPGEAQRRMAWMRNLVTGQNDSTGRELKDILDHAGEERVRRIFLMLAQLSLQQSDLAQKAGKDIHKAAQKYKSMPEAAIADVIFSAQRDRERDAVAALQRLSKLDTRILPPTEVTLRLVARHNPKILSRFFDETDTVKLSPVWQELEISSLLAQGQPDKAYQRLQTLLNENPNADLYIQAAILSVTRQEDISVVGNYLEKAYRVGTSEQKSRAAVIGAMRYAEAKKFKEAKAWVEKIISPEYAFDKIVLNASIEAERGNGRNALDEVRRARQLPDKEGRFFNMGDIQRVYLFALSKHGNPKEVLEELNSLATTVEQQPNGREYLPDILYQRAMLYADQLKSPEKAIVDLRRYLALSPNSAAGLNALGYTMLSLPNYNINEAFRLIQAAYQQEPESAAINDSLGWVYYLKGDAEAALPYLEYAFEQYPDAEVSAHLGEVLWKLGQKDKARKVWQEGLTKEGDTALLKKTLQRLGVTLPKTTVRKK, from the coding sequence ATGTTTTTTGGAAATATCCGAATCCGTTCTTCTGTTGCAGCGGTATTGGTGTTGTTTGCAGCTCATGCTCATGCATTGGGTGAAGCAGCAAAACATCCGCAACAGTATGTGAGGTCAGTCACTCCTGTGACAGCAGGTTCTAACCTGGATCGCTCGAATGAACAGCTTTCGGAGTATGAACGCCGTATTGGCATTGTCGATAGGGCTAATGGATTATTCACGCTTTTGGGCGGGGAAATGGCGCTTCAAAAGGGAGAAACGGGCACGGCGTTGGCGACTTATATCGTGATGCTCGACCGTACCAAAGATGCAGCCGTTGCAGAGCGTGCTATGGAGATGGCGATATCATTGCGTGCTTATCGGCAGGCAGAACAGATTTTTCAAAAATGGCGGGAAATCGAACCCGAGCCGGGCGAAGCGCAAAGACGTATGGCATGGATGCGCAATTTAGTTACCGGTCAAAACGATTCAACAGGCCGCGAATTGAAAGATATCTTGGATCATGCCGGTGAAGAAAGGGTGCGACGTATATTTTTAATGTTGGCGCAGTTGAGTCTGCAACAATCAGATTTAGCGCAAAAAGCCGGTAAAGATATTCATAAGGCAGCACAAAAATACAAATCTATGCCGGAAGCAGCCATTGCCGATGTGATTTTTAGTGCGCAAAGGGATAGGGAGCGGGATGCAGTAGCTGCTTTGCAGAGATTGTCTAAATTAGATACCCGAATTCTACCGCCCACTGAAGTTACTTTGCGCTTAGTTGCCCGCCACAACCCGAAAATTTTAAGCCGGTTTTTCGATGAAACCGATACGGTTAAACTTTCCCCTGTATGGCAGGAGCTGGAAATCAGCAGCTTGCTTGCACAAGGTCAGCCGGATAAAGCCTACCAACGTTTGCAAACCTTATTAAATGAAAACCCTAATGCAGATTTATATATTCAGGCTGCCATTTTATCCGTTACTCGGCAGGAAGATATTTCTGTTGTCGGTAATTATTTAGAGAAAGCCTATCGGGTCGGAACCAGTGAGCAGAAAAGCCGTGCTGCCGTTATTGGTGCGATGCGTTATGCAGAAGCCAAAAAATTCAAAGAAGCCAAAGCATGGGTGGAAAAAATTATTTCACCTGAATATGCTTTCGATAAAATTGTTTTGAATGCATCTATAGAGGCAGAGCGGGGTAACGGCCGCAATGCTTTGGATGAGGTGCGACGTGCTCGCCAACTCCCTGATAAAGAAGGTCGTTTCTTTAATATGGGTGATATCCAAAGAGTATATTTGTTTGCGTTGAGCAAACATGGTAATCCAAAGGAAGTATTGGAGGAATTAAATTCATTAGCCACGACGGTCGAACAGCAGCCTAATGGTCGGGAATATTTGCCTGATATCCTTTATCAACGTGCCATGCTATATGCTGATCAGCTCAAAAGTCCGGAAAAAGCGATAGTGGATTTACGCCGCTATTTGGCGCTGAGCCCCAATAGTGCTGCAGGTTTGAATGCTTTGGGTTATACGATGTTGTCTTTGCCTAATTACAATATCAATGAGGCGTTCAGATTGATTCAGGCGGCTTATCAGCAAGAGCCGGAATCTGCTGCTATCAACGACAGTCTGGGTTGGGTGTATTATCTGAAAGGTGATGCGGAAGCCGCTTTGCCTTATTTGGAATATGCGTTTGAACAGTATCCTGATGCTGAAGTTTCTGCCCACTTGGGTGAAGTATTATGGAAATTAGGACAAAAAGATAAAGCTCGGAAAGTATGGCAGGAGGGCTTAACTAAAGAAGGTGATACTGCGTTGCTTAAGAAAACGTTGCAGCGTTTAGGGGTAACATTACCTAAAACAACGGTAAGAAAAAAATAA
- the ispE gene encoding 4-(cytidine 5'-diphospho)-2-C-methyl-D-erythritol kinase, whose protein sequence is MKIVVPENVPAYPAPAKLNLDLRITGRRSDGYHNLESIFCLIDLQDTVYLALRNDSKIILHTPVAGVLAEDDLTYRAAAVLQPYANIEFAGVDIWLEKRIPMGGGLGGGSSDAATVLMVLNRLWKCELSFSDLMGLGLKLGADVPFFIFGKNAFARGVGEQLQAISLPKQWFVVARPPVEVSTAVIFSHEGLTRDSEPSIMPSFESLQPFRNDMQAVVFQKYPEVLKVYKQLEPFGKPLMTGSGSCLFISFENKKDALAAYHQISNICEAYCVESLIRHPLLQK, encoded by the coding sequence ATGAAAATCGTTGTGCCTGAAAATGTTCCTGCTTATCCCGCACCGGCCAAACTAAATTTAGATTTGAGAATTACCGGTCGGCGTTCAGACGGCTATCATAATTTGGAAAGTATTTTTTGTCTGATTGATTTACAGGATACTGTTTATTTAGCTTTACGAAATGACAGTAAAATAATATTGCATACTCCGGTAGCGGGTGTATTGGCAGAAGATGATTTAACTTATCGCGCTGCTGCTGTTCTACAACCTTATGCGAATATCGAATTTGCCGGTGTTGATATATGGTTGGAAAAACGGATACCGATGGGTGGTGGTTTAGGTGGTGGCAGTTCTGATGCAGCAACGGTTTTAATGGTATTGAACCGGCTATGGAAATGCGAATTATCATTCAGTGATTTAATGGGCTTAGGTCTTAAGCTTGGTGCGGACGTACCGTTTTTTATCTTTGGAAAAAATGCGTTTGCAAGAGGAGTTGGAGAACAATTACAAGCAATTAGTTTACCTAAACAATGGTTTGTTGTAGCAAGGCCACCGGTAGAGGTGAGTACTGCCGTTATTTTTTCACATGAAGGCTTGACACGTGATTCCGAACCCAGCATAATGCCGTCTTTCGAATCATTGCAGCCGTTTAGAAATGATATGCAGGCGGTGGTATTTCAGAAATACCCCGAAGTTTTAAAAGTATATAAACAGCTCGAGCCATTCGGTAAACCTTTAATGACAGGCTCAGGTTCTTGTTTATTTATATCTTTTGAAAATAAAAAAGATGCATTGGCTGCGTATCATCAGATTTCGAATATTTGTGAAGCATATTGTGTAGAAAGTCTTATTCGACATCCATTGCTTCAAAAATAA
- a CDS encoding NUDIX hydrolase, whose protein sequence is MPSETIGNTSIMTYNELTHFFTQAAHYPAETGRRRNTLLNNIPMREAAVLLAVVFREQQWQVLLTKRSAALSNHAGQIALAGGSRDQEDNSITDTALRETWEETGIQTQYWETFAPFPAYYTPSGYAVSPIPALCTTSPQTTPNSDEVEEIFYLPLTLALDKSAYAKRKLQYSGTHINTPALPYLNYDIWGLTAMILYDLADRYSQYRQTA, encoded by the coding sequence ATGCCGTCTGAAACCATTGGCAACACCAGCATAATGACTTATAACGAATTAACTCATTTTTTTACACAAGCCGCGCACTATCCGGCCGAAACCGGCCGCCGTAGGAATACATTACTTAACAACATACCGATGCGCGAAGCGGCCGTTTTGTTGGCTGTGGTTTTCCGCGAACAACAATGGCAGGTTCTGTTAACCAAACGTTCCGCAGCCCTTTCAAACCATGCTGGGCAGATTGCTCTAGCCGGCGGCAGCCGTGATCAAGAAGATAACAGCATCACCGATACCGCACTGCGCGAAACATGGGAAGAAACCGGCATTCAAACACAATACTGGGAAACGTTTGCACCCTTTCCGGCTTATTACACCCCGTCCGGTTATGCCGTTTCGCCGATACCCGCCCTCTGTACGACCAGCCCGCAAACCACGCCGAACAGCGATGAAGTAGAAGAAATTTTTTACCTACCCCTCACATTGGCACTCGATAAATCCGCCTACGCCAAACGCAAACTTCAATATAGCGGCACACACATCAATACTCCGGCACTGCCCTATTTAAATTACGATATCTGGGGGCTGACCGCCATGATTCTTTACGATTTGGCAGACCGTTACAGCCAATACCGCCAAACCGCTTAA